In the Hordeum vulgare subsp. vulgare chromosome 7H, MorexV3_pseudomolecules_assembly, whole genome shotgun sequence genome, one interval contains:
- the LOC123407673 gene encoding uncharacterized protein LOC123407673 gives MAFASSLPPATASGLRASHAPELAFLPLNRKGDIWLRRRGARHGVRAEVNESPSALAIDALSQVKHVLLPITDRNPYLPEGTRHAAATTTSLEKKYGASITVVVIDDKPKESFPEHDTQMSSIRWHLSEGENRFICLF, from the exons ATGGCCTTCGCCAGCTCGCTCCCGCCCGCGACGGCCTCCGGCCTCCGCGCGAGCCACGCCCCGGAGCTCGCCTTCCTGCCGCTCAACAGGAAGGGCGACATCTGGCTACGACGTCGGGGAGCCCGGCACGGAG TAAGGGCTGAAGTGAATGAATCTCCAAGTGCTTTAGCGATTGATGCTCTCTCCCAAGTTAAGCATGTTCTACTTCCAATCACCGACCGCAACCCTTACCTTCCAGAAGGCACAAGACAT GCTGCAGCCACAACCACTTCTCTAGAAAAGAAGTATGGAGCAAGCATTACGGTAGTTG TTATTGATGATAAGCCAAAGGAGTCATTTCCAGAGCATGATACTCAAATGTCAAGCATTAGATGGCACCTTTCTGAAGGTGAGAACCGTTTCATTTGTTTATTTTGA
- the LOC123408253 gene encoding THO complex subunit 7B-like — translation AVVDANLREKESFNELQVEIQRQILQAQTDIEDLKKQLEQSKIERQHKEECEAIRKLISSQPPRSETEKLIANLEKEIANLEAQSAACTRTLELRKKQFALLLHVISSKVYHTQ, via the exons GCTGTAGTTGATGCAAATCTAAGGGAGAAGGAGAGCTTCAACGAGCTGCAGGTTGAGATCCAGCGACAAATCTTGCAAGCTCAGACTGATATTGAGGATCTTAAGAAACAACTTGAACAGAGCAAGATTGAGAGGCAGCACAAAGAGGAATGTGAAGCGATCAGAAAATTGATTTCCTCGCAGCCTCCACGGTCAGAAACCGAGAAACTTATTGCTAATCTTGAGAAGGAGATAGCTAATTTGGAGGCACAGAGTGCAGCATGTACAAGGACGTTAGAGCTTAGGAAGAAGCagtttgctcttcttcttcatgtG ATTTCATCCAAGGTATATCACACCCAGTAG
- the LOC123408251 gene encoding cinnamoyl-CoA reductase 1-like → VFGPLLQPTVNPSSLFLIRYLKCDGVDAMDDRVRNMVDVRDVADALVLAYERPEAAGRYICSAHARKVSEMVSVVRSLHPDLNCQNKFVQLVGDEKVFSSEKLQKLGWKFKTMEETLKDSVESYMSPRIQICIN, encoded by the exons GTGTTCGGCCCTCTGCTGCAGCCCACGGTGAACCCCAGCagcttgttcctcatcagataccTCAAAT GCGACGGCGTGGACGCCATGGACGACAGGGTGAGGAACATGGTGGACGTCAGGGACGTCGCCGACGCCCTTGTGCTGGCGTACGAGCGTCCGGAGGCGGCCGGCCGGTACATCTGCAGCGCGCACGCTAGGAAGGTGTCCGAAATGGTTTCCGTCGTCAGGAGCCTGCATCCGGACCTGAACTGCCAAAACAA GTTCGTTCAGCTGGTGGGAGATGAGAAGGTGTTCAGCTCCGAGAAGCTGCAGAAGCTGGGGTGGAAGTTCAAGACGATGGAGGAAACGCTCAAGGACAGCGTCGAGTCCTACATGTCTCCACGCATACAGATTTGCATCAACTAA